The DNA sequence CACCGTGACGGCTAGCCGATCAGGACCGCGTACCCGGGTTTGATCACGTCATCGATGATCGCCAACCGTTCGTCGAACGGGATAAAGGCTGATTTCATCGCGTTGATGGTGAATCTCTGCAGGTCACTCCAGCCGTATCCGAACGTCTCGACGAGTCGCAGCATCTCGCGGCTCATCGAGGTATCGCTCATCAGCCGGTTGTCGGTGTTCACGGTCACCCGGAATCGCAGCCGCGCCAGCAGGTCGAAGGGGTGGTCGGCGATGCTGTCGACCGCTCCCGTCTGCACATTCGAGCTCGGGCACAGTTCCAGGGGCACCCGCTTGTCGCGCAGCAGCGAGGACAAGCGGCCGAGGTGGGCCGTGCCGTCGGGGTCGATATCGATATCGTCGACGATGCGCACCCCATGACCCAGCCGATCGGCACCGCAGAAGGCGATCGCCTCGTGGATCGAGGGCAATCCGAATCCCTCACCAGCATGGATGGTGAACCGGGAGTTGGCATTCCGCATGTATTCGAAGGCGTCCAGGTGGCGACTCGGCGGATAACCGGCCTCGGCCCCGGCGATATCGAAACCGACGGCACCCCGGTCACGGAACTTCACGGCCAGCTCGGCGATCTCCCGAGACCGTGCGGCATGCCGCATCGCGGTGACCAGGGTGCGCACCTTGATGCGCTTACCGGCCGCGCTCGCCTGCCGCTCCCCGTCGGCGAATCCGGCCAACACGGCGTCCATCACGTCATCGAGAGTCAGACCCGCGTCGATGTGAAGTTCCGGCGCGAAACGCACCTCCGCGTACACCACGCCATCGGCCGCGAGGTCCTCGACGCACTCGGCGGCGACGCGGTGCAGCGACGCCGCCGTCTGCATCACACCCACGGTGTGCGCGAAGGTCTCCAGGTACTGCTCCAGGGAGCCGCTGTCGGCGGCGGTGCGGAACCACGAGGCCAGGGCACTCTCGTCCTCGGCCGGCAGGTTCTCGTACCCGGATTCCCGGGCCAGATCGAGGACGGTGCCGGGCCGCAGCCCGCCGTCCAGATGATCATGCAAAAGCGCCTTGGGAGCCTGGGTGATTGACACCAAATCAAGTTCGGCTGTCACACCGAAAGTCTATCGATGATGAGTGCGGTAGCGGCGGGCGCCGCACCGATGCCCCATCCACCGTCCAGGGCATGGAGGGCGGCCGGCAGACGTTCGGGGGTCTCGGTGTAGAGCGTGAACAGCGGTTCACCTGCGACAACCGTGTCTCCCGGACGTCGGTGAATACGCACCCCGGCGCCGTACTGCACGGTCTCCCCCGGACGGCTGCGTCCGGCTCCGAGCCGCCACGCGGCGAGCCCGACCGGCATCGCATCGATATGGTGCATGACCCCGCTGGACGGAGCGAGCACGGTCTCCTGACACTGCCCGACCGGCAGCGGCACCGAGAGATCACCACCTTGTGCGCGGATCATCGCCCGAAACACGTCCATCGCGGTGCCGTCGATCAATGTCGCGGCCGGGTCTTTGCCGTCGATACCTGCCGCGGCAAGCATCTCGCGGGCCAGAGCCACGGTGAGTGCGACAACGTCATCGGGTCCTCCCCCGGCCAGCACGTCGAGTGATTCCTGCACCTCGACAGCGTTTCCGGCGGTGAGCCCGAGCGGTGTATCCATCGCGGTCAGCAGAGCGCTGGTCGCCACCCCGTGTGCGGTGCCCAGATCAACCATCGCCGAAGCCAATTCACGCGCCTGCCGCTCGGTCTTCATGAACGCACCCGCACCCACCTTGACATCCAGGACCAGCGCCGCGGTTCCCTCGGCCAGCTTCTTGCTCATGATCGACCCGGCGATCAGCGGTATCGATTCCACGGTGCCGGTGATATCGCGCAGCGCGTACAGCTTTCGGTCGGCGGGCGCCAATGACGCCCCTGCGGCGCAGATCACCGCCCCGACATCGGAAAGCTGGTGACGTATCTCCTCGTTGGTGAGATCGACACGGATTCCCGCGATGGACTCGAGCTTGTCCAGGGTGCCGCCGGTGTGCCCGAGACCGCGCCCGGACAGCTGGGGCACCGCCGCTCCACAGGCGGCCACGACCGCGACCAGCGGCAGGCTGATCTTGTCGCCCACTCCTCCGGTGGAGTGCTTGTCGACGGTCGGCCGGGACAAACCCGACAGATCCAGCCGCTCACCGGAGGCCAATATCGCCGCGGTCCACGCCGTCGTCTCGGTGGTGTCCATACCGCGCAGATAGATCGCCATGAGCAGCGCCGCGACCTGCTCCTCGCCGATGCCGCCGCGGGTGTACTCGCCGATCAGCCAGTCGATGGCCCCGGAACTCAGTTCCCCGCCGTCGCGCTTGGCCGCGATGATCGACGGCATATCGAACGCGTACTCGGCTGGCCCCGAAGTGCTCATCAGATCCGGCCCCGGTCCAGGTCATCGGGGCCGAAGGCCTCCGGGAGTAGCTCCGCGAGTCGTCGCGGCGCATCCGCGTGATCGATCAACAGGTCGGGGCCGCCGTGTTCGAGAAGCAGCTGACGGCACCGGCCGCAGGGCATCAGCGGCTCACCGCGCGAATCGACACAGGACAGCGCCCGTAGCCGTCCTCCCCCGGTGGAGAACAGGGCGCAGACCACAGAACACTCCGCACAGAGACCCAGGCCATATGAGACATTCTCCACATTGCAGCCGACGATCACCCGACCATCGTCGACAAGCGCGGCGGCCCCCACCGGGTACTTCGAATACGGCGCATATGAATGCTTGGTTACCGCATATGCCTTGTCCCGCAGTTCTTTCCAGTCGATCAACATGATCGGGAAACCTCCCTGTCGACCCCATGAGAGTCGCGTCGGCTCATCATTTGCTCGTGCAAGGTTTACCTAACTTACTTTGGAGTACGGTGCTTTTCGGCGCTTTTCGGCGCTCAGGCGATTTCGGCGCCACCTCGGAATGGGTTTAGAGTTCGGGAGACGGTTCGCCGACCACCGTTGGGCCATCGGTTGCGCGTCATGGACGCCCCCATTGACCGCGCCATTTGGCCCCAGTCCACCATTGGTGTTGGAGGCCCACGTGACGACTGCGACACCCGATACGGCCACATCTGGCCGCGAAGGTAATCGCCTCAAGCGATCGCTATACCGGGGTGATCCAGGAATGTGGTCCTGGGTCCTGCATCGCATTACCGGTGCCACAATTTTCTTCTTCCTCTTTGTTCACGTCCTGGATACTGCCCTCGTACGGGTAAGCCCCGAGGTGTACAACTCGGTGATCGAGACCTACAAGACCCCGATCGTCGGGCTGATGGAACTCGGCCTGGTAGCGGCGGTCCTGTACCACGCGCTCAATGGCGTCCGAGTCATTCTCGTCGATTTCTGGTCGAAGGGCCCGCGTTATCAGCGGCTCATGCTGTGGATCATCGGCGCCACCTGGTTTGTGGTGATGGTTCCCGCGGTAACCCGGATTCTCATGCACATGGCGGAGCGATTCCTGTGACGACACCTCAGACCGGCTCCCATGCGAGCACTCGCGCCAGCGGTCGCCCCGCTCCCGTGATGGAGCGCAACTACGACCGCCCTGCCGCGCTGGACAATCCACGCGCACCCCGGCGCGGGTCGGGCATGCCCAACTTCGAGAAGTACGCGTGGATCTTCATGCGTCTGTCGGGTGTCGTCCTGATCTTCCTGGCACTCGGCCACCTCTTCATCATGCTGATGTGGGACAACGGCGTGTACCGCCTGGACTTCAACTTCGTGGCGCAGCGCTGGGCGAGCCCGTTCTGGCAGACCTGGGACCTGACGATGCTGTGGCTCGCGCAGCTGCACGGCGGTAATGGCATGCGCACGATCATCGCCGACTACACCCGCAAGGATTCGACCCGGTTCTGGCTCAATTGCCTGCTGGCACTGTCGATCATCTTCACGGTTGTGCTCGGCACCTACGTCCTGCTGACCTTCAACCCGAACATCGGTTAGGGGCTTTTTCACTATGGGTTCCCCCATCATTCAGGAACATCGGTACGACGTCGTCATCGTCGGCGCGGGCGGTGCGGGTATGCGCGCCGCTGTGGAGGCCGGACCTCGCGTTCGTACGGCGGTATTGACCAAGCTGTACCCGACACGTAGTCACACCGGTGCCGCCCAGGGCGGTATGTGCGCCGCGCTGGCCAATGTCGAGGAAGACAACTGGGAGTGGCACACCTTCGACACCGTCAAGGGCGGCGACTATCTCGCCGACCAGGACGCCGTGGAGATCATGTGCAAGGAGGCCATCGACGCCGTCCTCGACCTCGAGAAGATGGGTATGCCGTTCAACCGGACGCCCCAGGGTCGAATCGACCAGCGCCGCTTCGGTGGTCACACTCGCGACCACGGTAAGGCGCCGGTGCGCCGGGCCTGCTACGCCGCGGACCGTACCGGGCACATGATCCTGCAGACGCTGTACCAAAACTGCGTCAAGCACGATGTCGAGTTCTTCAACGAGTTCTACGCGCTGGATGTCGTGCTCACCGAGACGGCCAACGGCCCGGTAGCCACCGGCATCGTGGCCTACGAACTCGCGACCGGCGACATCCATGTATTCCACGCCAAGGCAATCGTTTTCGCCACCGGCGGTTCGGGTCGCATGTACAAGACCACCTCCAACGCGCACACCCTGACCGGCGACGGCCTGGGCATCGTGTTCCGCAAGGGACTTCCGCTGGAGGACATGGAGTTCCATCAGTTCCACCCGACCGGCCTTGCGGGTCTGGGCATTCTGATCTCCGAGGCCGTGCGCGGTGAGGGCGGTCGTCTACTCAACGCCGACGGTGAACGATTCATGGAGCGCTACGCCCCCACCATCGTCGACCTGGCACCTCGCGACATCGTCGCGCGGTCAATGGTTCTCGAGGTGCTCGAGGGCCGCGGCGCCGGACCGAACAAGGACTACGTCTACATCGACGTGCGTCACCTCGGCGCCGACGTGCTGGAAGCGAAACTGCCGGACATCACCGAATTCGCCCGCACGTACCTGGGCGTCGACCCGGTCACCGAACTGGTTCCGGTGTATCCCACCTGTCACTACGTGATGGGCGGCATCCCGACCAACATCCAGGGACAGGTGCTGCGCGACAACGACAACGTTGTCCCCGGTCTGTACGCGGCCGGCGAGTGCGCCTGCGTCTCGGTGCACGGCGCCAACCGGCTGGGCACCAACTCGCTGCTGGACATCAACGTGTTCGGTCGCCGCGCGGGCATTGCCGCGGCCGAGTACGCCGAAGCCCACGACTTCGTCGAACTGCCGGAGAGCCCGGCCACGATGGTCACCGAGTGGGTGGCCGACGTGCTGTCCGAGCACGGCGACGAGCGGGTGGCTGACATCCGCACCGA is a window from the Mycobacteroides salmoniphilum genome containing:
- the sdhA gene encoding succinate dehydrogenase flavoprotein subunit, producing MIQEHRYDVVIVGAGGAGMRAAVEAGPRVRTAVLTKLYPTRSHTGAAQGGMCAALANVEEDNWEWHTFDTVKGGDYLADQDAVEIMCKEAIDAVLDLEKMGMPFNRTPQGRIDQRRFGGHTRDHGKAPVRRACYAADRTGHMILQTLYQNCVKHDVEFFNEFYALDVVLTETANGPVATGIVAYELATGDIHVFHAKAIVFATGGSGRMYKTTSNAHTLTGDGLGIVFRKGLPLEDMEFHQFHPTGLAGLGILISEAVRGEGGRLLNADGERFMERYAPTIVDLAPRDIVARSMVLEVLEGRGAGPNKDYVYIDVRHLGADVLEAKLPDITEFARTYLGVDPVTELVPVYPTCHYVMGGIPTNIQGQVLRDNDNVVPGLYAAGECACVSVHGANRLGTNSLLDINVFGRRAGIAAAEYAEAHDFVELPESPATMVTEWVADVLSEHGDERVADIRTELQQSMDNNAAVFRTEETLKQALQDIHRLKERYSRITVHDKGKRYNSDLLEAIELGFLLELAEVTVVGALNRKESRGGHAREDYPNRDDTNYMRHTMAYKQGAELLSDIRLDYKPVVQTRYEPMERKY
- a CDS encoding adenosine deaminase; amino-acid sequence: MTAELDLVSITQAPKALLHDHLDGGLRPGTVLDLARESGYENLPAEDESALASWFRTAADSGSLEQYLETFAHTVGVMQTAASLHRVAAECVEDLAADGVVYAEVRFAPELHIDAGLTLDDVMDAVLAGFADGERQASAAGKRIKVRTLVTAMRHAARSREIAELAVKFRDRGAVGFDIAGAEAGYPPSRHLDAFEYMRNANSRFTIHAGEGFGLPSIHEAIAFCGADRLGHGVRIVDDIDIDPDGTAHLGRLSSLLRDKRVPLELCPSSNVQTGAVDSIADHPFDLLARLRFRVTVNTDNRLMSDTSMSREMLRLVETFGYGWSDLQRFTINAMKSAFIPFDERLAIIDDVIKPGYAVLIG
- a CDS encoding cytidine deaminase is translated as MLIDWKELRDKAYAVTKHSYAPYSKYPVGAAALVDDGRVIVGCNVENVSYGLGLCAECSVVCALFSTGGGRLRALSCVDSRGEPLMPCGRCRQLLLEHGGPDLLIDHADAPRRLAELLPEAFGPDDLDRGRI
- the sdhC gene encoding succinate dehydrogenase, cytochrome b556 subunit, coding for MWSWVLHRITGATIFFFLFVHVLDTALVRVSPEVYNSVIETYKTPIVGLMELGLVAAVLYHALNGVRVILVDFWSKGPRYQRLMLWIIGATWFVVMVPAVTRILMHMAERFL
- a CDS encoding succinate dehydrogenase hydrophobic membrane anchor subunit — its product is MMERNYDRPAALDNPRAPRRGSGMPNFEKYAWIFMRLSGVVLIFLALGHLFIMLMWDNGVYRLDFNFVAQRWASPFWQTWDLTMLWLAQLHGGNGMRTIIADYTRKDSTRFWLNCLLALSIIFTVVLGTYVLLTFNPNIG
- a CDS encoding thymidine phosphorylase; the protein is MSTSGPAEYAFDMPSIIAAKRDGGELSSGAIDWLIGEYTRGGIGEEQVAALLMAIYLRGMDTTETTAWTAAILASGERLDLSGLSRPTVDKHSTGGVGDKISLPLVAVVAACGAAVPQLSGRGLGHTGGTLDKLESIAGIRVDLTNEEIRHQLSDVGAVICAAGASLAPADRKLYALRDITGTVESIPLIAGSIMSKKLAEGTAALVLDVKVGAGAFMKTERQARELASAMVDLGTAHGVATSALLTAMDTPLGLTAGNAVEVQESLDVLAGGGPDDVVALTVALAREMLAAAGIDGKDPAATLIDGTAMDVFRAMIRAQGGDLSVPLPVGQCQETVLAPSSGVMHHIDAMPVGLAAWRLGAGRSRPGETVQYGAGVRIHRRPGDTVVAGEPLFTLYTETPERLPAALHALDGGWGIGAAPAATALIIDRLSV